The Candidatus Methylomirabilota bacterium genome segment CAGGGTCGCGCCCGCGTGCGTCGCGGCGACCGCGCCCGCCCGCGCCGGGATCGGCCGGTGGAGCGCCGTCCGTTCCTCGGGCCGGGGCAGGCGCACGCCCAGCGCGGCGCACGCGGTGAGCAGCCCGCAGCCCGCGCCGAGCGCCCCGTAGGCCGCGCGCCATCCCAGATGCGTGATGAGCCACGCGGCGAGCGGCCCGCCCGTGATGTAGCCCAGGTTGAAGCCCACCAACACCAGCGCCAGCCCGAGCCCGCGCCGCTCGTCGAACCAGTGGGTGACGGTGGCGGTGGTCAGCAGGTAGAAACTCGACATGCCGACGCCGCCCATCACGCCGATCAGGAGGAATAATTGCCAGAGCGCGCTCACCGAGGACACGAGCGCGAAGGCGGCCCCGGCCAGCGCCACCGTGATGGTGAGCAGCCCGCGCGGCCCGTGCCGATCCGCGAGCGTGCCGACCCAGAAGCCGGCGAGCCCGCCGACCAGCAGGTTCACCGACAGCGCCGCCGAGATGGCGCCGCGGCTCCAGCCGAACTCGTCGCCGAGGACGGGCAGGAACACGCCGTAGGCGGCCAGCGGCGTGGAGACGCCGTAGTTGACCACGAAGAGCGCGGCGACGATCAGCCATCGACGCGTCCCGGGACGGGCGGCGCCGCGCCGTCGGGGCTGAGACGAGCGCGCGCGGTCCGTCACCGGCGTGGTGGCCACGAGGCGCGCGGCTCGCGAGCGATCAGGCCGCCGGCTTCCGCCGGAGGAGGTACTTGTGCTCGCCTTCCATCACGAGCTCGCGCGCCTGATTGTGGACGGTCGCGCGCAGCACCACGACCCCGGTGGTGCGCCCCGGCTCGAGCCGGGTGATCACCAGCTCCGGGTACACCGTGTCGCCCACGTACACCGGCTCGAGGAAGCGCGAGGACTGCTCGAGGAACGCGATCAGCGAGTCGCCGATCACGTGCGGGAACCAGCCCGCGCCTGCCGCGGCCTGGGCGGTGACCAGCAGCCCGTGGGCCAGGAGATCGCGATGGCCGTGGCGGTGGCAGTACTCCCGGTCGTAGTGGATCGGATGGTTGTCGGCGGAGGCGAGCTGGAAGGCCGCGAAGAGGGCCTCGGTCATGGTGCGGGAGGGGATGAAGAAGCGCTCGCCCACCCGCAGGTCGTCGAACCAGCGCGGCTCCGCGAAGCGGTGCGTCTCCGGACTGAAGGCCGGGTCGGGCATCGGCGCGACTCCGGCGCCCGGCTACCGCGCCGGCGCGGG includes the following:
- a CDS encoding MFS transporter translates to MATTPVTDRARSSQPRRRGAARPGTRRWLIVAALFVVNYGVSTPLAAYGVFLPVLGDEFGWSRGAISAALSVNLLVGGLAGFWVGTLADRHGPRGLLTITVALAGAAFALVSSVSALWQLFLLIGVMGGVGMSSFYLLTTATVTHWFDERRGLGLALVLVGFNLGYITGGPLAAWLITHLGWRAAYGALGAGCGLLTACAALGVRLPRPEERTALHRPIPARAGAVAATHAGATLRQSLRDPRQWALNFSWLLLGGLALMISVHAVPFARDQGVSLAGASLALTAYGVGSVVGRLTAGVVSDRLGTRLTIGAAYVLEMVALVTLLWIPSREALLGSLVAFGAGFAASDTMVAKIIPEVFGLRAIAAIMGILTLGWRLGAAVAPALAGFLYDVTGSYRIPFGAAPLAVLVSWGLFAIGTSTRRR
- a CDS encoding MaoC family dehydratase; amino-acid sequence: MPDPAFSPETHRFAEPRWFDDLRVGERFFIPSRTMTEALFAAFQLASADNHPIHYDREYCHRHGHRDLLAHGLLVTAQAAAGAGWFPHVIGDSLIAFLEQSSRFLEPVYVGDTVYPELVITRLEPGRTTGVVVLRATVHNQARELVMEGEHKYLLRRKPAA